In Pseudomonas alcaliphila JAB1, a single window of DNA contains:
- a CDS encoding alkane 1-monooxygenase: MFERLPSRWMLALKKVGYWIWLIPVLGIPLSYYWSQGSAHADAWPWLVISVVFGVIPLLDFIVGRDPANPDERDEVPALEAQGYYRLLSLATVPLLLAMLVWSGWIFASYEGWSWVGQLGWVLSVGTVMGAIGITVSHELIHKDPTLEQNAGGLLLAAVCYAGFKVEHVRGHHVHVSTPEDASSSRFGQSLYAFLPHAYKHNFLNAWKLEAERLKRRSLPALHWRNELIWWYAISALFLLGFTLALGPLGALFFLGQAVIAFTLLEIVNYVEHYGLHRRKLDNGRYERTNAHHSWNSNFLLTNLFLFHLQRHSDHHAYAKRRYQVLRHFDDSPQLPNGYAGMIVLAVFPPLWRAVMDPKVRAYYAGEEHQLSESQPT; the protein is encoded by the coding sequence ATGTTCGAACGCCTGCCGTCGCGCTGGATGCTCGCCCTGAAAAAGGTCGGCTACTGGATCTGGCTGATCCCGGTACTGGGCATCCCCCTGAGCTATTACTGGTCGCAGGGCAGCGCTCACGCCGACGCCTGGCCCTGGCTGGTGATCAGCGTGGTGTTCGGTGTGATTCCCTTGCTGGACTTCATTGTCGGTCGCGACCCGGCCAACCCGGATGAGCGCGACGAAGTACCGGCCCTCGAAGCCCAGGGCTACTACCGACTGCTGAGTCTGGCCACGGTGCCGCTGCTGCTGGCGATGCTGGTGTGGAGCGGCTGGATATTCGCCAGTTACGAGGGCTGGAGCTGGGTCGGCCAGCTCGGCTGGGTGCTGTCGGTCGGCACGGTGATGGGCGCCATCGGCATCACCGTGTCGCACGAGCTGATCCACAAGGACCCGACACTGGAGCAGAACGCCGGCGGCCTGCTGCTGGCAGCGGTGTGCTACGCCGGCTTCAAGGTCGAACATGTGCGCGGCCATCACGTGCATGTATCGACGCCCGAAGATGCCTCCTCCTCACGCTTCGGCCAGAGCCTGTACGCCTTTCTGCCGCATGCCTACAAGCACAACTTTCTCAACGCCTGGAAGCTCGAGGCCGAGCGTCTCAAGCGGCGCAGCTTACCGGCCCTGCATTGGCGCAACGAGCTGATCTGGTGGTACGCCATCAGCGCGCTGTTCCTGCTCGGCTTCACCCTGGCCTTAGGCCCGCTCGGCGCCCTGTTCTTCCTCGGCCAGGCGGTTATCGCCTTTACCCTGCTGGAGATCGTCAACTATGTCGAACACTACGGCCTGCACCGGCGCAAACTGGACAACGGCCGCTACGAGCGCACCAATGCGCACCACTCCTGGAACAGCAACTTCCTGCTGACCAACCTGTTTCTCTTCCATCTGCAGCGCCATTCCGACCACCACGCCTATGCCAAGCGCCGCTATCAGGTGCTACGCCATTTCGACGACAGCCCGCAGTTGCCCAATGGCTATGCCGGAATGATCGTGCTCGCGGTGTTCCCGCCGCTGTGGCGCGCCGTGATGGACCCCAAGGTGCGCGCCTACTACGCCGGCGAAGAGCACCAACTGAGTGAGTCGCAGCCGACCTGA